Proteins encoded together in one Onychomys torridus chromosome 1, mOncTor1.1, whole genome shotgun sequence window:
- the Mrpl43 gene encoding 39S ribosomal protein L43, mitochondrial, with the protein MTARGTPSRFLTSVLHNGLGRYVQQLQRLSLSLSRDAPSSRGAREFVEREVTDFARRNPGVVIYVTPRPCAVPRIVAEYLNGTVREEKINSKSVEEITSLVQKLANQSGLDVIRIRKPFHTDSPSIQGQWHPFTNKRTALHGLRPRELHGPASDSVQAQ; encoded by the exons ATGACTGCGCGCGGGACTCCGAGCCGCTTCCTGACGAGCGTCCTCCATAACGGGCTGGGCCGCTACGTGCAGCAGCTGCAGCGCctgagcctcagcctcagccGGGATGCTCCCTCGTCCCGCGGCGCCAG GGAGTTCGTGGAACGCGAAGTGACCGACTTCGCCCGACGCAACCCAGGGGTCGTCATATACGTGACCCCGCGGCCGTGTGCGGTGCCCAGAATAGTGGCCGAATACC TTAACGGGACCGTGCGCGAGGAAAAGATCAACAGCAAGTCGGTGGAGGAGATCACATCACTGGTGCAGAAGCTGGCCAACCAGTCCGGCTTGGATGTGATCCGCATCCGCAAGCCCTTCCACACGGACAGCCCTAGCATCCAGGGCCAGTGGCACCCCTTCACCAATAAACGGACGGCCCTCCACGGGCTGCGGCCCAGAGAACTTCATGGTCCTGCCTCAGATTCGGTTCAAGCACAGTAA